The Leptodactylus fuscus isolate aLepFus1 chromosome 1, aLepFus1.hap2, whole genome shotgun sequence nucleotide sequence ccccattctgaatttttttcctgcttcccagtgcattatatagaataattaatggtggcatcatgaagaaaaaatcgtcccgcaaaaattaaggcctcatatgactctgggagcggagaaataaaaaagttatggggtttagaaggaggggagtcaaaaacgaaaatcaaaaaatgccattggcgggaaggggttaaagaggacctttcatcagattgggcacaggcagttctatatactgctggaaagctgacactgcgctgaattcagcgcactgtcggctttcccgatctgtgccccgggtaaagcgctatctgtcctggtattatatatatattatattattaataaggggcactatttatatagGGGTTACATAcgaacattattaataaggggcactatttatacagggtacacatggacattattaataaggggcactatttatatagGGGGTACATATggatattattaataaggggcactatttatacagggggtaCACACGGACATTATTAATATAAAGATGCACTTAGGAGTATTATTCATTAGGGGGGGTTATATCATATATTGTAtaattggggtagcagcaggatggaggttttgtgtaggtgaggacaacgTGGGTCGGgttcctggagaagtgaggagccaaagatgtctgtgctgcaaacttttcaGAGAAGGGAAATGTGAAGGATGAGTCAAAGATGTCTCCTGGAAGTCACAAAATTGATTGCTTACCATTGGTTGGACCCGAGCCCTCCTTCTCTGGTAGAATTGATAGCTTAatttaataatactattaggctggagaggggagtatatatacaaagaaaggcccaaactaaatttgaaaaaatttgggggTATGGTTGGATACACCTGGTGTTCCCTCCCCTTCTCTCATTAGGGATAGATCTCTCATTTCTACTATTTCCTGATCCCTTGATCACTGTTATTTGCATTGTATCGTAGGATGTTTAGGAAATTTAGtggggggtcctaatggacttcCCCTTTTTAtatgtcggattgtgtctccatatttactttgaattgttgttgttttttcgaTTGTTTGAATTTATGTACAGAAAAACTGGCAATAAAACTTATCTGATCtgaagtcacaaaatgttactgaaCAGTATACACCTAaacgatagaggataaatacctgattgatgGGGAATCTTTCTGCTCAGACCCCTGAGAATAGTCACAAACCCCCcctcagaagtaggaggtggtgataataatgggactcaactcttctatttattccatgggattccgtgtagtgattacattgtctcatcttctctccattcaggttcctacaatatagaatcctctcagtatcttctatataagagaatattcctgattgatccatcaaggatggaaagagacaagaacaagatggcggaaagtctattaaatctcaccctagagatcatctaccagcttactggagaggtgagagattctgatgatgtcatcatgacaccattcttatctatagtaataacagatgatatgactggagaggtgatggactctggacatgtatgtagtgagatttattaatgtgtctccccataaccaggattacataGTAGTGAAGAaaacctctagtgggcgctgtcaggctcctgtgtatgagggatatggAGGAACCATGAGACCAATTccagggcctccacctcaccccctgatacaggaggagatcaatggacagaagatcctagaactcaccaacaagatgctggagctgctgactggagaggtgacagtgctgggaatgctgggacattatacagtaactggaggggtcggggtgatgactgtatcattgtgttgtcaggttcctataaggtgtcaggatgtcgctgtctatttctccatggaggagtgggagtatttagaaggacacaaggatctgtacaaggaggtgatgatggaggaccaccagcccctcacatcagcaggtaatagacatgactatatacacatggacttccattatttgtatgtacagaatgaattcagtccctgtctgtgtttcctacaggtagatccagtaagaggacaacaccggagagatgtcccagtcctcttcttccacaggatgatgatcaggtagatggagatattccctatgatgtgtagacgggctgtgaagtccttgtggtcagtcttgttgtatccagcagtattatatggttatatacatgggcggtgtcattgagccaccatgtaatatgtttatccggcttctcacagacctgcagctactgtcaggacatctttcatcttcatgcggattaatgatctagaacattctctgcgacttccccatttgtccggtgacttttacattatttgtttcccagattttccaccaggataaagatgtgagcgacattaatgttatacctgtgataataaaggaagagccctatgtgagtggtgatgaggagtgtgaggaggacattcctacagggacccgcccaggtgaggagtcaccactatataaagcacagaagggtcactgattctattcagacattgtttagactatttgttccccgattcaggtaaaatacaaataatacctgaatataaatgtgataccgctatagggggtaataaatgtagtatagaatagaacgtactgaaagattatgaatgataatctgttttcccttagcccaaacagcagcacaactggggtattcctgcccctatgagctgttgggacaggtggaatttttaattacctaacagctttgacctctataagaggccggaagaccaactcccccttgtgttagtgGCAAGTATAAAGTACAATATATAtttcatagaaataatataaaatagtataACAGTACAAATagcacagcatagggagggagccttgtgctgctgtttgggataagggaaaacagattatcattcataatctttcattccccaTACGCCCAActgcagcacaactggggatttagcaagtatcgcttaaccctagggtgggtgatcctggcaggctgatgccaacatAGAGTGTCCAAACGCTGTAGAATCCATCGTTCGCCAATCCAGTCTATAATGCTTGGCAAATGTTAGGTGCGAATTGCAGGAAGCtgcggcacatatctgctctaaggaaaaGGACCGCCTTTCggcccaagatgttgccactgcGGGTGGCATGGGCACAGACAAAGTCTGGTACTGGAAGATCTTGAGcatgtagggagcagataatagcttccttgatccatcttgacagagttggtttggatgctttggcacctctattgtggccaaacgcATTGAGTAGCAAATGCTCTGATTTTCGGAAGGACGCAGTGCGCTCCAGGTAGATTCGTAATGCACTCACctagtccaacttgtgcatcttctcctcccactccgaggtgggagagggaaaaaaggccggtaaggagattacctggttgatattctgaagagtgggtacctttggcaagaatcctggaatGAACCTCAACtgtactctgtctggaaagaaggttataaagggttcggaggccgctaaggcctgctttcgccaaccctcttggcggaggttattgccagcaggaaagtcactttgTATGATAGGTAATTCCAACccacttcagataagggttcaAAGGGTGGAGTACAGAGCCCCTGTAGAACCGCAGCTAGGTCCCAGGTAGGGACAGGAGGCTGCACTTGTGGGCGGAGCCTAGCAGCCCCTCTTAGGAATTGTTTGATAAGAGGATCTTTAGATAATctagtctccaggagagcagacagaGCTGATACTTTGACCTTCACGGTAGCGGGTGCTAGCCCCCTTTCCAGGctgtcttgtaggaactccaagactgaatTTCTGTACACCAATTCCGGAATATCCGGGGCGATCCTTCGGTAGCTCTGATTAGTTGATTCTGCTCTTGAATGTGCTAGggtccttagcactccctgggaaaTCCTCCTTCTCCGCATACGGCattgttaacctccaggcagtgagattGAATTTGTCCAGGCCCTGGCACGGCcggctgtttagagttaccaggtttcggacagttggaagcctccagtacttcccccgactcataaggatgaggttggtgaaccatgccctttttggccagaacggcatgatcactattgccgaggtctggtcctgcctgagtttcgtcaaTACCTTCGGAATGGGAGGGAAacaacgtatgccagtttgaacctccaaggtattgacagggcatccaccgccaaagggttgtcttcctggtacagggagcagaacctttctactttggcgttgtatcgggtggccatcagatccacctcggggagaccccacatctcggtgagatggtgaaaagaTGTCTTGGTTTAGAGACCATTCCCTGGGGCTGTCAaacctctgctgagctgatccgccaGGATGTTCAGACAACCTCGGATGTGCACCGCTGACAACTGGAGAAGATTCTGTTCTGCCCAGGCATAGATCAAGTTGGTAACCTGCAGAagagagggggacctggttccccctGTTTGTTGATTTAACGGACTGCCTTTAGGTTGTCCGTCCGTATCTTGACTGCTTTCCCCCGCAGAACAGGCGCAAACGTCAGAAGTGCTcggtgaactgccgtaagctcgcgccaattggatgagcgcattctctccagatggttccatgtaccttgtgccggggtctcccccagatgagctccccatcccgtgagggaggcatctgttgtcagcagggtccaggtgaacctgaccgaggacTGCCCATCGCATAGATGGGGCCACCAGGCTAGTGaacgccgggtgctgatggttaactggataggcttctgtagtcccgaaggactgtgattcccgACTTTCAAGATCTCGCTCTGCagtgggcgcatgtgccacagggcccaggggactgcttctATGGAGGCGGACATCaagcctaggaccttcatggccatcctgatagtaaccttcctggTGACGGAGAGATGATGAACCGTTCGAGCAATCTTTTCCTTGCAAGCAAAAGGCAGAGAgatcgtcatgttgagagagtctaaaaTGAAACCCAGGAACTGGATTAGTGTTGATGGAATCAcgactgacttttgccagtttattagccagcccagctggcTTAGCAAAGCTACTACAGTCTGTACTTGCGTGGTGAGGACCTGCTTTGACtgagccttgagaagccagtcgtccagatatgggacaatgaagatcccttggaggcgcagggcggcatcgaccggagctatcacctttgtgaaggtgtggggggctgatgatatgccgaatgggagggcgGTGAACTGAAGGTGCAGTAATCTTCCGTCCATGTATATTGCaacttttagaaatttcttgTGTGCGGGAAAGATAGGTACGTGGAGATATGCGTCTCTTAgatccagagtgacgaagtgatctccgggCTGCAGAAAGGGTAGCACAGACTTAATGGTTTCCATACGGAAACGTGCGTTGCGGATGAACTGATTCAGGTACCTGAGATCGATAATCATTCGCCATCCGCCTGAAGTTTTGGGTACCAGGAAAACCGGAGAGTAGACACCTTGGCCTTGTTCCGCCTGAGGAACAGGTTCCAAAGCTGCTTTGTCCACGTATTCTTGGACGGATCTCTCCAGAGGAAGTTCTTTGGGGCCCTGAAAAGGGCGAGTTGTTATAAACCTGTCTACAGGACGGGATGTGAAGGTTCCTGCACCGTTTGAATGACCCAGGGATCCCGGGTGTGCAGACGCCAGGCAGCCAGATGATAGGAAAGACGGCCGCTTACTTCGGAAGGCATTGGGGGGAGGGAGGTAACACCGTCAGAGGGTCTTTCTTCGTTCACGGGAGGTACCGGGTCCTCTACCTCTGGACTGAGGTCCAGCGCGCCTCTGACCTCTGGAGCCTCTCTGGGAAGATCCACGACCTCGAAAAGATCTTCGCCTCTCAGCAGGTTGGGGAAGATTCTTCCCCTTAGAATCAGCGAGGCCCTCCATTATTCTGTCCAGCTCTCTGCCGAAGAGCCTACCTGATTCAAAGGGGAGCGAGCAGAGGCTGAACGTCAAAGAGTTGTCTActcgccaaggctttagccatagGGGACGTCTGGCCGCAGTGGAGAGTGCCATATCTCTGGCACCCAGTCTTGCCTGGAAACGTGTGGCCTCCGAGAGATGGTCAACCAGCAGGTTGATGTCTTTCACTGCCGATAAGAGATCGTCCCGATTGACTCCTGCATCGATATCTCTGCTGAGGGAATGCAACTCAGATTGGAGACCCGAGATTACCTCATTAGCCGCGATGGCCACAGAGGCCTGAGCGGAAGAGGCTGCGTATGTACGCCTCAGGGACCCTTCCAcccggcgatccatggggtcttGCAGACCTGACCCGTCTTCTGTGGGGAGCACCGTGCTTTAATGATTTTAAATAGCCTAGGCATCCTCTCCAGTGGGAATATTTTCTTCCCCGCATCCTCTGCATCTTCAGAGGAGGAGTCCACCTCCCTGATATGAAGCTTTTCCGGGGGGGAGAGGGGGCTCAGATGACTCTAGGCGGGGCCGCTTCGCCAGGTGGGAAACGGTGTCCTCCACCTTTCTCATGGAGTGGGACACGAAGTCTTTGACCCACGACACTACCTCTCGAATGGGGGTGGCTTCAGAGGGAGGAGCTCTGCACCCCTGGCAAAACCTGTATTCGTAGGAATCTGGTAGCGGGATCCTGCATTTGGCACAGGCCAGATGCTTCCTCTTTGACGCACTCTTTCTCctaggatggagggcagaggaggatgaagatgacATTCTAGAAAAGGAAGAAACAGACAATCAATATCCTTAAATCAGCAGGTGAACCacccactccctccccctccaccaGACCTATACGTAGCAGGAACTTTTGTTTCAAAA carries:
- the LOC142211073 gene encoding uncharacterized protein LOC142211073 yields the protein MERDKNKMAESLLNLTLEIIYQLTGEDYIVVKKTSSGRCQAPVYEGYGGTMRPIPGPPPHPLIQEEINGQKILELTNKMLELLTGEVTVLGMLGHYTVTGGVGVMTVSLCCQVPIRCQDVAVYFSMEEWEYLEGHKDLYKEVMMEDHQPLTSAGNRHDYIHMDFHYLYVQNEFSPCLCFLQVDPVRGQHRRDVPVLFFHRMMIRCELQEAAAHICSKEKDRLSAQDVATAGGMGTDKVWYWKILSM